The following proteins are encoded in a genomic region of Magnolia sinica isolate HGM2019 chromosome 1, MsV1, whole genome shotgun sequence:
- the LOC131220840 gene encoding putative pentatricopeptide repeat-containing protein At3g13770, mitochondrial, with the protein MLRKITDLLLHPSRLSSLVPQSIPCKTPISRRINPQFPPDSSLKALCIKGSLKEALLEMAIQGARVKFDGYDSLLTECVNQKAIREGQRVQGHMIKTRYLPPIYLKTRLIVMYVKCDSLEDARQVLDGMSERNVVSWTAMISAYAQRGHRSEALNLFVHMLETGTLPNEFTFATVLTACNGPFGLEYGRQVHSLVIKSNFESHIFVGSSLLDMYAKASRIHEARGIFDKLPGRDVVSCTAIIAGYAQLGLDEEALELFRQLQKEGMSSNYVTYTSVLTASSGLSALDYGRQMHNRIIRSELPSYVVLQNSLIDMYSKCGNLIYSRRVFDNMSERTVISWNAMLVGYGKHGLGRQVLELFESMRREEVRPDSVTFMAVLSGCSHGGLVDEGLETFNMMVHGQDIEPEIEHYGCVVDLLGRAGQVDKAFAFIKQMPFEPTAAIWGSLLGACRVHANVPIGEYVAERLFEIEPQNAGNYVILSNIYAATGRWEDVINVRKLMKKKTVMKEPGQSWIKLDRTVHTFHVRDKFHPKREEISAKIWELSVKIKEAGYIPDLSCVLHDVDDEQKERILLSHSEKLAMAFGLMGTPQGFPIRVVKNLRICVDCHNFAKFVSKVCGRELSLRDCNRFHHISGGVCSCGDYW; encoded by the exons atGTTGAGGAAAATTACCGACCTACTCCTTCACCCCAGCCGCCTTTCCTCACTCGTCCCTCAAAGCATTCCCTGCAAAACCCCAATTTCCCGCCGAATAAACCCCCAATTCCCGCCAGATTCAAGTTTAAAAGCTCTGTGCATCAAGGGCAGTTTAAAGGAAGCCCTCTTAGAAATGGCTATTCAAGGAGCACGCGTGAAGTTCGACGGCTACGATTCGCTCCTAACGGAGTGCGTAAACCAGAAAGCCATCAGAGAGGGCCAAAGGGTCCAAGGTCACATGATAAAAACCCGTTATCTACCGCCCATATACCTCAAAACAAGGCTCATTGTCATGTATGTAAAATGCGACTCGCTGGAAGATGCACGGCAGGTGCTCGATGGAATGTCTGAACGGAACGTTGTGTCTTGGACAGCCATGATCTCTGCTTATGCGCAGAGGGGGCACCGATCCGAGGCTTTGAATCTTTTTGTGCACATGTTAGAAACAG GTACGCTGCCGAACGAGTTCACATTTGCAACCGTACTTACTGCTTGTAACGGGCCTTTTGGGCTTGAGTATGGGAGGCAAGTTCATTCTCTTGTAATCAAGAGCAACTTCGAATCACACATATTTGTCGGGAGCTCACTTCTCGACATGTATGCAAAAGCCAGTAGAATCCATGAAGCTAGAGGAATATTCGACAAATTACCTGGAAGGGATGTTGTTTCATGCACCGCAATCATTGCTGGCTATGCTCAACTTGGTCTTGATGAGGAAGCATTGGAATTGTTTCGCCAATTGCAGAAAGAAGGAATGTCATCAAACTATGTTACTTATACCAGTGTGTTAACTGCATCATCTGGGCTATCTGCCTTGGATTACGGCCGACAAATGCACAATCGGATCATTCGATCTGAATTGCCATCATATGTTGTTTTACAGAATTCTCTAATTGATATGTACTCAAAATGTGGAAACCTGATTTATTCTAGGCGAGTTTTTGATAACATGTCCGAGAGAACTGTGATATCTTGGAATGCAATGCTTGTGGGATATGGCAAGCATGGTCTGGGAAGGCAGGTTCTTGAACTTTTCGAGTCAATGAGGAGAGAAGAAGTCAGGCCTGATAGCGTCACTTTCATGGCTGTTTTATCTGGTTGTAGTCATGGAGGATTAGTGGACgaaggtttagaaactttcaatATGATGGTTCATGGGCAAGATATAGAACCAGAAATCGAGCATTACGGATGCGTTGTTGATCTCCTCGGACGTGCTGGGCAGGTGGATAAGGCCTTCGCCTTCATCAAACAGATGCCTTTTGAACCGACAGCGGCTATTTGGGGTTCTCTGTTAGGTGCTTGTCGGGTTCATGCTAATGTTCCTATTGGGGAATACGTGGCAGAACGGCTTTTTGAGATCGAGCCACAAAATGCTGGAAACTATGTAATTCTTTCCAATATTTATGCTGCAACGGGAAGATGGGAAGATGTCATCAATGTTAGGAAATTGATGAAGAAGAAGACGGTGATGAAGGAACCGGGGCAAAGCTGGATTAAGCTGGATAGAACAGTTCATACGTTTCACGTCAGAGATAAGTTTCATCCAAAAAGGGAAGAGATTTCTGCAAAGATATGGGAGTTGTCAGTGAAGATCAAGGAGGCTGGTTACATTCCTGATCTGAGCTGTGTTTTGCATGACGTGGACGACGAGCAGAAGGAGAGAATCCTGCTCAGTCACAGTGAGAAATTGGCTATGGCATTTGGATTGATGGGCACTCCTCAGGGGTTTCCGATTCGTGTTGTAAAGAACCTCCGGATTTGTGTTGATTGCCACAATTTTGCCAAGTTCGTATCTAAGGTTTGTGGGAGAGAATTATCTTTGAGGGATTGCAACCGCTTTCATCATATATCCGGAGGAGTCTGCTCTTGTGGGGATTATTGGTGA